In Salinirussus salinus, the following proteins share a genomic window:
- a CDS encoding ABC transporter ATP-binding protein — translation MDDETVDTEDISARQKLRAIVEVATHRPLLSVGIIVFGVTTAALEGVGLGFILPIIQVAQGQAEPSGLAALFASFYDAIGVPFTLEYIIAGVGAVLAVRYAAAFAVQWLRGILEAVYVRHLRDEAFRKGLDARVSYFDQQGSDEILNAIITQTQYAGRAIQRTVRVLELVLVGGVYVLIAMYIAPTLTLVTGIVMGGFVFGVRRVLESGTSVGSRVADANERVQEAIQAGMQGIRDVKLFNMEEELYKEFKDSVDQFVRGTIDQRRNQSVIRNVNDFAIAATIFGLIYLGLRVFSLSLGSLGLFLFAMFRLGPKVSNMNDVFYGLEADLPHLVRTQRFTERLEARAESSSVDRPIESVDTVEFNNVSFSYETSNEQVLDGVSFSVDRGEFIGFVGQSGAGKSTIVSLLARLYDPDEGEILANGTPIKDFDISEWRDRVSVVRQDPFVFNDTLRTNITIGNRDATQTDVERVAKIARVTEFLDELPNGYDTILGDNGVRLSGGQRQRVAIARALLKDADLLILDEATSDLDTHLEEEVHQAIESMERNYGMIGIAHRLSTVTGADQIITMSDGKIVEQGSHDELLSKGGQYAGLYTSQS, via the coding sequence ATGGACGACGAGACCGTCGACACGGAGGACATCTCTGCCCGGCAGAAGCTCCGGGCGATCGTCGAGGTGGCCACCCACAGACCGCTGCTGTCCGTGGGGATCATCGTCTTCGGGGTGACGACCGCGGCGCTGGAGGGCGTGGGCCTGGGGTTCATCCTCCCGATCATCCAGGTGGCCCAGGGGCAGGCCGAGCCGTCGGGGCTGGCCGCGCTGTTTGCGAGCTTCTACGACGCCATCGGCGTCCCGTTCACGCTGGAGTACATCATTGCCGGCGTCGGAGCCGTGCTCGCGGTGCGGTACGCCGCGGCCTTTGCCGTACAGTGGCTGCGGGGGATCCTTGAGGCCGTCTACGTGCGCCACCTCCGGGACGAGGCGTTCCGGAAGGGGCTGGACGCGCGGGTCTCCTACTTCGACCAGCAGGGTTCCGACGAGATCCTGAACGCGATCATCACCCAGACCCAGTACGCCGGGCGGGCGATCCAACGGACCGTCCGGGTGCTTGAACTCGTGCTCGTCGGAGGTGTGTACGTACTGATCGCGATGTACATCGCGCCCACGCTGACACTCGTGACGGGGATCGTGATGGGTGGGTTCGTGTTCGGGGTGCGTCGCGTGTTGGAGAGCGGGACCAGCGTGGGCAGCCGCGTCGCGGACGCGAACGAGCGCGTGCAGGAGGCTATCCAGGCCGGGATGCAGGGCATCCGCGACGTGAAGCTGTTCAACATGGAGGAAGAGCTGTACAAGGAGTTCAAAGATTCGGTGGACCAATTTGTCCGGGGGACGATCGACCAGCGGCGAAACCAGTCTGTAATACGGAACGTGAATGATTTCGCGATCGCGGCGACAATCTTCGGCTTGATCTATCTCGGACTCCGGGTGTTCTCCCTGTCGCTTGGTAGCCTTGGCTTGTTCCTGTTTGCGATGTTCCGGCTGGGTCCAAAAGTGAGCAACATGAACGACGTGTTCTACGGGCTAGAAGCAGACTTACCTCATCTCGTTCGAACGCAGCGGTTTACAGAACGGCTGGAAGCCCGGGCCGAGTCTTCGTCTGTTGACCGACCTATCGAGTCCGTCGACACGGTGGAATTCAATAATGTGTCGTTCAGTTACGAAACCAGTAACGAGCAGGTTCTTGACGGAGTTTCATTCTCCGTCGATCGCGGGGAATTCATCGGCTTTGTAGGTCAGTCAGGGGCAGGAAAATCAACGATCGTCTCACTGCTAGCCCGGTTGTACGACCCAGACGAGGGTGAAATCTTGGCCAATGGAACACCGATAAAGGATTTCGACATCTCTGAGTGGCGTGACCGGGTCTCAGTCGTCCGGCAGGACCCGTTCGTGTTTAACGACACCCTCCGAACGAACATCACCATCGGGAACCGAGACGCGACACAAACCGACGTCGAACGCGTCGCCAAAATTGCACGTGTGACTGAGTTTCTGGACGAACTGCCAAATGGGTACGATACGATTCTGGGTGATAACGGGGTCCGGCTATCAGGCGGACAGCGCCAACGGGTAGCAATCGCTCGTGCCCTGCTGAAGGACGCCGACCTATTGATTCTAGACGAGGCAACAAGTGATCTGGATACCCATCTTGAAGAAGAAGTACACCAAGCTATCGAGTCGATGGAGCGCAATTACGGAATGATTGGTATTGCTCATCGCCTGTCGACAGTGACGGGGGCAGATCAGATCATTACAATGAGTGACGGAAAGATCGTTGAACAGGGTTCACATGATGAATTGTTAAGTAAAGGCGGCCAATATGCGGGATTATATACATCTCAATCATAA
- a CDS encoding IS5 family transposase: protein MQTKTSRFAEMVASLSKKAVAGEPAPAYRPGREGYADWVILAVQGLKEYLNHDYRKLMDVLREMPGVAESLDLTVETLPHFSTICARKQTIPMKQWRAILDASVELYELGDVQAIDATGVDRVQASQHYAKRTDYTFEAVKTTLLVDCETSAILDIHCSMKQPHDTQVGLQVLVRNLDELTAVAADKGYDWEAIRKRLRAERITPLIPQRGPGFRGWARNLLIHDRAYNQRSNAESVFFGLRQRYGETLWARTWFGQFRELVMKSAVRNIERAIEVADR, encoded by the coding sequence GTGCAAACCAAGACCTCCCGCTTCGCAGAGATGGTTGCGTCGCTCTCCAAAAAAGCCGTCGCTGGCGAGCCAGCTCCGGCATACCGACCCGGAAGAGAAGGGTATGCCGACTGGGTAATTCTCGCTGTTCAGGGGCTCAAAGAGTATCTCAACCACGATTACAGGAAGCTGATGGATGTCCTGCGAGAAATGCCGGGAGTTGCAGAATCACTCGATCTAACCGTTGAGACGCTCCCTCACTTCTCCACGATCTGTGCGCGGAAGCAAACGATTCCGATGAAGCAGTGGCGAGCAATCCTCGACGCGTCGGTTGAACTGTACGAACTCGGAGATGTCCAAGCAATCGACGCAACCGGCGTGGATCGTGTCCAAGCGAGCCAGCACTACGCAAAACGGACGGACTACACGTTCGAGGCGGTGAAGACCACGCTGCTCGTCGATTGTGAAACGAGTGCGATCCTAGATATACACTGTTCGATGAAACAACCGCATGATACACAGGTCGGTTTGCAGGTATTGGTGCGGAATCTCGACGAGTTGACGGCTGTGGCGGCCGATAAAGGATACGACTGGGAAGCAATTCGCAAGAGGTTGCGTGCTGAACGTATCACACCGCTGATTCCGCAACGCGGCCCAGGTTTCCGAGGCTGGGCGAGAAACTTACTCATCCACGACCGGGCGTATAACCAGCGTTCGAATGCTGAATCCGTGTTTTTCGGCTTACGCCAGCGATACGGTGAGACGCTGTGGGCGAGAACGTGGTTCGGTCAATTCCGCGAACTTGTCATGAAATCAGCGGTGCGAAACATCGAACGCGCAATCGAGGTGGCTGACCGCTGA
- a CDS encoding glycosyltransferase family 2 protein, translating into MRAPLVSTIIPTYNRPNQFAEALESVNRQTYENIEVVIVDDGSDKTYANRIASNALDTDSYIICEHDTNQGVAVARNTGIKDANGEYIAFLDDDDVWKESKIEKQIASLENDDRSFCYTWLKRVDEDGTVTGRSTKTSTGMVRTEVPDGGFPGPPAVCVKKDVFDDIGYFNESLDVFEDVEFGLRMADNYEYSCVPDTLVVASSVNHVSSEYVMKKQQAVQKILDWHTPLPERFGPKATERFRSRLYRGLGITALKAGEYSIARKSLHRSIREYPSQRQAYVYALAALCGKFTHKPLLFLKRAAFDQNNN; encoded by the coding sequence ATGCGTGCTCCTCTCGTTTCGACAATCATCCCTACTTATAATAGACCCAATCAATTTGCTGAGGCTTTGGAGTCAGTCAATAGACAAACCTATGAAAACATCGAAGTTGTGATAGTTGACGACGGCTCTGACAAGACCTACGCTAACCGCATAGCTTCAAATGCTCTCGATACGGACTCGTACATTATTTGTGAACACGACACAAATCAAGGCGTTGCCGTAGCGAGAAATACAGGAATCAAAGATGCAAACGGCGAGTACATAGCATTTCTTGACGACGACGACGTTTGGAAAGAGTCAAAAATAGAGAAACAAATCGCCTCGTTAGAAAACGATGACCGCTCTTTCTGTTATACCTGGCTGAAAAGGGTAGACGAAGATGGAACTGTCACGGGAAGATCGACCAAAACAAGTACAGGGATGGTTAGGACGGAGGTTCCTGATGGGGGATTTCCAGGCCCACCCGCAGTATGTGTTAAAAAAGACGTCTTTGATGATATTGGATACTTCAATGAATCGCTCGATGTATTTGAAGATGTGGAATTTGGTCTGAGAATGGCGGACAATTATGAGTATTCATGTGTGCCTGATACATTAGTCGTCGCTAGCTCTGTGAATCACGTTTCTAGTGAGTATGTGATGAAAAAACAACAAGCAGTACAAAAAATACTCGATTGGCATACCCCTCTTCCCGAACGATTTGGTCCCAAAGCGACCGAACGTTTCCGGTCAAGATTGTATCGCGGACTCGGGATAACTGCCCTCAAAGCTGGTGAGTACTCCATAGCTAGAAAAAGTCTTCATCGCTCGATACGCGAATATCCCTCGCAGCGGCAAGCCTACGTATATGCTTTAGCCGCACTGTGCGGTAAATTCACTCACAAACCATTGCTTTTTTTAAAACGAGCTGCATTCGACCAAAACAATAATTAA
- a CDS encoding glycosyltransferase family 2 protein: MNEIDEEVALGTKVFSRPGDLYRLMESIPSWISQVYIADDGKMTEEKLAIYNSNYDFELTVLDLEYDLGVGAGRNAIVDAVTENFIFIVDPDHQLPPTVSLLYEQIKDSPRMGGIGSLIIEPENDRLYSQAADFREISTNGSRELVRETHGIESKKNIRIVKGAPLVEFDFIPHATLFRRECLEEQAWDEAFLTEYEHTDFFLSHWKNTDWKFSISPSVQMLHYPGGDTEYLLNRQDPEKTAHGREHLLNKWGYNNMTTTEGRWIEAGSLGSFSDNFESAIQVLREEGPIALLQQVRLYLSNDR; the protein is encoded by the coding sequence ATGAACGAAATAGATGAGGAGGTCGCTCTCGGCACAAAAGTCTTCAGCCGGCCCGGTGATTTATATCGCCTGATGGAATCAATTCCTTCTTGGATTTCACAAGTCTATATCGCTGATGACGGGAAAATGACTGAAGAAAAATTGGCCATATATAATTCCAATTATGATTTTGAATTGACTGTTCTGGATCTTGAATACGATTTGGGGGTGGGTGCCGGGAGAAACGCCATAGTTGATGCGGTTACCGAAAATTTCATTTTTATTGTTGACCCAGATCATCAACTGCCGCCGACAGTTTCATTACTTTACGAACAAATCAAAGATTCCCCCAGAATGGGAGGCATCGGCTCATTGATCATAGAGCCCGAGAATGACAGACTATACTCCCAAGCTGCTGATTTCCGAGAGATTTCAACTAACGGGAGCCGGGAACTTGTCAGAGAAACGCACGGGATAGAAAGTAAAAAAAATATACGTATTGTGAAAGGCGCCCCACTTGTTGAATTCGACTTCATTCCACACGCGACACTATTCAGACGTGAATGTTTAGAAGAACAAGCATGGGACGAGGCATTTCTCACTGAATATGAGCATACAGATTTTTTTCTTTCTCACTGGAAAAATACAGACTGGAAGTTCTCCATATCACCAAGCGTACAAATGCTGCACTATCCGGGTGGAGACACGGAGTATTTGCTCAACCGCCAGGATCCAGAAAAGACCGCACACGGTAGGGAACATCTATTGAACAAGTGGGGATACAACAACATGACAACGACAGAGGGCAGATGGATTGAGGCAGGTTCCCTCGGATCGTTCTCAGATAATTTTGAAAGCGCGATTCAAGTTCTTCGAGAAGAAGGACCGATAGCGCTATTACAGCAAGTGCGACTATACTTATCAAACGACAGGTAA
- a CDS encoding sulfatase: protein MQEPNVLIISIDSLRADATSLLNPNLENTPFIEQFSSDGTVFRSAFSQAEWTVPSHTSVFTGLYPTEHGVVSGDRALGDHPTLAELLKNGGYQTGANFRLNWFTGGGILRGFGDYEIDKRERSNWLIETAKESIKQSSTLRQVARGIYRGSFRGHMHDQHVVDGAIEAINSTEEPFCHFVHLNDAHWPYSPTAPFHKAATERPTWQLAWNRAVTQQKLFDEDNPTSPANSEKMAIMKDLYLGAVRQVDHHVENLLTNIHEGVLQNTIVVIFGDHGEAFGEHGEIGHNAPIPEVAHVPLMIRDPTDTLPSSSIEQTVQLIDLYPTLADLLDINVPETDATNLITNNPPEVAFTHAGDPVGQTHFLEEYVVWRSPTDYVALDYQSGKFAEHGQTGRLRGLLEDHISNLEHISPKGREEMDEQTVRQLKDLGYME from the coding sequence ATGCAGGAGCCGAATGTGCTTATAATCTCAATTGATTCACTGCGAGCAGACGCGACTTCACTACTTAATCCAAATCTGGAAAATACCCCCTTCATTGAGCAATTCTCATCAGACGGAACTGTGTTCAGGAGTGCTTTCTCTCAGGCCGAGTGGACAGTCCCTTCCCACACTTCGGTTTTTACCGGCCTGTATCCAACCGAACATGGTGTTGTGTCAGGAGACCGAGCGCTCGGAGATCATCCCACGCTTGCGGAACTGCTCAAAAATGGAGGATATCAGACAGGCGCAAATTTCCGACTTAACTGGTTCACAGGGGGTGGTATTCTTAGGGGGTTTGGTGATTACGAAATAGATAAAAGAGAGAGATCTAATTGGCTAATTGAAACAGCAAAGGAGTCAATTAAGCAGTCATCAACTCTAAGACAGGTTGCCCGTGGTATATATAGAGGGAGCTTTAGAGGTCACATGCACGATCAGCATGTGGTAGATGGAGCAATTGAGGCAATCAACAGTACTGAGGAACCGTTTTGCCACTTTGTTCACCTGAATGACGCTCATTGGCCATACTCCCCGACAGCTCCATTCCATAAGGCGGCCACTGAGAGACCGACGTGGCAACTGGCTTGGAACAGAGCGGTAACTCAACAGAAATTGTTCGACGAGGATAATCCTACCTCACCTGCAAATAGTGAAAAAATGGCGATAATGAAGGACCTGTATCTTGGGGCTGTTCGCCAAGTCGACCATCACGTAGAAAATCTGCTCACCAACATACATGAAGGCGTTCTTCAAAATACGATCGTTGTCATTTTCGGAGACCACGGGGAAGCATTCGGAGAACATGGTGAGATTGGTCACAATGCGCCAATTCCGGAGGTGGCTCACGTTCCGTTGATGATTAGAGATCCGACTGATACTCTACCATCTTCGAGTATTGAACAGACTGTCCAACTTATTGACCTTTACCCGACCTTGGCTGACTTGCTGGATATCAACGTTCCTGAAACAGATGCTACGAATCTAATTACAAATAATCCGCCGGAAGTAGCGTTCACCCATGCTGGTGATCCCGTGGGGCAAACACACTTTCTGGAGGAGTACGTGGTGTGGCGCTCACCGACAGATTACGTCGCCTTGGACTACCAGAGCGGCAAGTTTGCCGAGCATGGACAAACGGGTAGATTAAGAGGACTGTTAGAGGATCATATCTCGAATCTTGAACATATCTCTCCAAAAGGAAGAGAAGAGATGGACGAGCAGACAGTCCGCCAACTTAAAGATCTTGGATATATGGAATGA
- a CDS encoding glycosyltransferase family 4 protein: MSENHQLTYFINTLDWGGAQTGMARLLSGLDKQIFDIKIVCFRIDDKEFLTQLPDHVDIVELNVKYKYQIASLAPLIRIFSNTDILICSMYHSSLVGTVLGKVMRIPVIFRWQHSTKIQNCIRQPVHRLTASLATKVLADCEESGFMLEEELGISEDDIEVLTLAGINPDSFPEVSVTQNNVTKVGVVGRLQPEKNLGAVVDIASHFRAENYQFNIVGEGPEGTFLEQKVSKVDGVQLLGQRTQSELYNFFQQTDIYIQPSLSEGLCITVLEAMASGLPVVASPVGGISKSVVDGETGYLIKPGNIEEYAKKIKKLSFDSELRRKMGKAGAKRVRNHYSHDLLAAKFTKLAMNLLSEAN; encoded by the coding sequence ATGAGCGAAAACCACCAATTAACTTATTTTATCAATACATTGGACTGGGGTGGCGCACAAACCGGAATGGCGAGACTTCTCTCTGGTCTAGATAAACAGATATTTGATATCAAGATTGTCTGTTTTCGTATTGATGATAAGGAATTCCTCACTCAATTACCAGATCATGTTGATATTGTCGAACTCAATGTGAAATATAAATATCAGATAGCCAGTCTTGCGCCCCTCATCCGGATTTTCTCAAACACCGATATATTGATCTGTTCAATGTACCACTCATCATTAGTTGGTACAGTACTGGGCAAGGTGATGCGTATTCCAGTGATTTTCAGGTGGCAACACAGCACGAAAATACAGAACTGTATTAGACAACCAGTCCACCGGCTTACCGCAAGTCTCGCTACAAAGGTATTAGCCGACTGTGAGGAATCTGGCTTCATGTTAGAAGAGGAACTTGGGATCTCCGAAGATGACATTGAGGTATTGACATTGGCTGGGATTAATCCAGACTCATTTCCGGAAGTATCCGTAACTCAAAACAATGTTACAAAAGTGGGTGTGGTAGGCCGCCTTCAGCCAGAAAAGAATCTTGGAGCTGTCGTAGATATTGCTAGCCACTTTAGAGCTGAGAATTATCAGTTCAATATTGTGGGAGAAGGGCCAGAGGGCACGTTCCTAGAACAAAAAGTATCAAAGGTTGATGGAGTCCAATTACTTGGGCAACGAACACAGTCCGAGCTGTACAACTTCTTCCAACAAACGGACATATATATTCAACCGTCACTATCTGAGGGGCTTTGTATCACAGTGCTAGAAGCGATGGCTAGTGGGTTGCCAGTAGTAGCCAGCCCAGTTGGCGGTATATCTAAGTCAGTTGTAGATGGAGAAACAGGATATTTGATCAAGCCGGGTAATATTGAAGAATATGCAAAAAAAATAAAGAAGCTATCGTTTGATAGCGAACTAAGACGCAAAATGGGAAAAGCGGGAGCTAAGCGTGTGAGAAATCATTATTCACACGATCTTCTTGCTGCTAAATTCACCAAGCTTGCCATGAACCTGCTGTCGGAAGCGAATTGA
- a CDS encoding glycosyltransferase family 4 protein: protein MDICFISKQFDPSGGGSERYAYEVSGALARRGHNVDVFALGDGGSFDMDPLPDGLSVTFIADRRRYLVTFETLYYSLLTRREVHFENYDLIHGTLMPASPIAMSVRPPSAPLVLTSHGTSLGEVRSHQLEVPTDYLKKFFFHPMNVLMDAATIRHASRVIAISRDSQKELQGRYPVSDNAVRRVPHGVDCDRFRPDCAGHPDVSPDRFTLLHVGRLVSRKHVDLGLEALATLDRDDVELLVAGTGTHRDRLEQKTRDLGISHLVSFLGFVPEDDLPSLYASSDAFLFLSRYEGFGLVFLEALASGTPVIGSRVGGFPDLVTDGQEGLIVDRDASAVAGAIDTLAESPERAAQMGERARALAEGRTWDVVAEETEAVYEAALRGESPDSNKRA from the coding sequence ATGGACATCTGTTTTATTTCGAAACAATTCGACCCGAGCGGGGGTGGCTCTGAGCGGTACGCATACGAAGTATCGGGAGCGCTTGCGCGACGGGGCCACAACGTCGACGTGTTTGCGTTAGGTGACGGTGGTTCATTTGACATGGATCCGCTTCCGGACGGACTTTCGGTGACTTTCATTGCAGACCGCCGCCGGTATCTGGTCACGTTCGAGACGCTCTACTACAGCCTGCTCACCCGTCGGGAAGTCCACTTCGAGAACTACGACCTGATTCACGGAACGCTCATGCCTGCCTCGCCGATTGCAATGTCGGTCCGTCCTCCTTCCGCACCGCTGGTGCTCACTAGTCACGGTACCTCGCTGGGAGAGGTTCGCTCCCACCAGTTGGAAGTCCCAACAGATTACCTGAAGAAATTCTTCTTTCATCCGATGAACGTCCTGATGGATGCAGCGACCATCAGGCATGCGTCGCGGGTCATCGCGATCAGCAGGGACTCGCAGAAGGAACTGCAGGGCCGCTATCCCGTGAGCGACAATGCAGTGCGCCGGGTTCCACATGGCGTCGATTGTGACCGATTTCGTCCGGATTGCGCTGGACACCCGGATGTGAGCCCCGACCGATTCACCCTCCTCCATGTCGGCCGACTCGTCTCACGAAAACATGTCGACCTTGGTCTCGAAGCGCTCGCCACACTCGATCGAGATGACGTCGAGCTTCTCGTCGCAGGGACCGGGACCCACAGAGACAGATTGGAACAGAAGACACGCGACCTCGGTATCAGCCACCTGGTCTCGTTCTTGGGGTTTGTTCCGGAAGATGATCTCCCGTCGCTCTACGCCAGTAGTGACGCGTTTCTCTTCCTTTCACGATACGAGGGGTTCGGACTCGTCTTCCTAGAGGCGCTGGCCTCGGGTACGCCAGTGATCGGCTCCCGCGTGGGAGGATTCCCCGACCTCGTCACGGACGGACAGGAGGGGCTGATCGTCGACCGCGACGCCAGCGCGGTGGCAGGTGCAATCGACACCCTCGCGGAGTCACCCGAGCGAGCAGCGCAGATGGGAGAGCGTGCCCGCGCGCTCGCCGAGGGGCGAACCTGGGACGTCGTCGCCGAGGAGACCGAAGCCGTTTACGAGGCCGCTCTCCGCGGAGAATCACCGGACTCGAATAAGCGCGCCTGA
- a CDS encoding DUF2206 domain-containing protein, whose translation MISVSKRTLYAVLATASLGTAGVALLLPETLAAQLVAPASLLLVLLVPGLLGYLALTASDTVDIRATLYGFGLSAALLMALGFVVNLANRLFFIDPIRPLPVWISFAALLGVLGLCVERRVPGDRIDIALSSSPQPYLLATLPLAAAVGALVVAGAGTNVFVVLALGLVGLVYLLGAFQPFHRAMLIFAVALALLLHNSLISEFLLWGDQGKEANLVYTVLQAGHWDPSNLPKANKAVMLRIVLLHPLHSLLTGLEVRHVFKIAHPLLFATAPVALYRTFATRGRAQAGYLAAGALMFFFSFFTVLARNTRTAIAILFIILFVKVLLDADLAARTRRVLLVTFGTSVFVSHYGAGYMFLAILLGGFVVGAVGRRLTGQQARFHEHLTGPSVALIALIDYAWYTYAPPDAATLNTLVGFVTEFAARLQEGFFQPSNSATANYAASSFSSLSLNGIKLLTIVLFAVIGIGWLVAASRAVRGEDGIETNVSYLAMATMGGALAAVTLGPVERFNTARTIAVSLAVVAPLFAIGVEGILGAIPSRSAVPRWATTAACLAILLPFFIFSSGLLAATVTNDYSPNVLVYQDSVIREGNAESKSYLYKQTLPDTGARGGDWLARHGTGDVYGSGWPGNPTSGEIRGPVPAYDYHGNVSAATSDSCIYLSPLSVDAGVIRMPSAHLSNDFMNVSDLDTSARSTVYANGGATLMC comes from the coding sequence ATGATTTCAGTCTCCAAGCGGACCCTCTACGCGGTACTCGCGACGGCCTCTCTCGGGACGGCTGGCGTCGCGCTCTTGCTTCCCGAGACACTCGCCGCCCAGCTCGTCGCGCCGGCCTCTCTGCTGCTCGTGCTCCTCGTTCCAGGACTCCTGGGCTATCTCGCCCTCACCGCCTCGGATACTGTCGACATTCGGGCCACGCTCTACGGCTTCGGCCTCTCGGCCGCCCTGCTGATGGCGCTGGGCTTCGTCGTCAATCTCGCCAACCGGCTGTTCTTCATCGACCCGATCCGCCCGCTCCCGGTCTGGATTTCCTTCGCCGCGCTTCTCGGCGTGCTCGGACTCTGTGTCGAGCGCCGCGTCCCTGGCGACCGCATTGACATCGCTCTCTCCTCTTCGCCACAGCCCTACCTCCTCGCCACGCTCCCGCTCGCCGCGGCCGTGGGCGCGCTGGTCGTCGCGGGCGCCGGGACGAACGTCTTCGTCGTCCTGGCGCTGGGGCTCGTCGGCCTCGTCTACCTCCTTGGGGCATTCCAGCCGTTCCACCGCGCGATGCTGATCTTCGCCGTCGCGCTCGCCCTGCTCCTCCACAACAGCCTCATCAGCGAGTTCCTGCTGTGGGGCGACCAGGGCAAGGAAGCCAATCTGGTCTACACTGTCCTCCAGGCCGGCCACTGGGACCCCTCGAACCTTCCGAAAGCTAACAAGGCTGTCATGCTCCGGATCGTCCTCCTCCACCCGCTGCACTCCCTGCTGACGGGGCTGGAGGTGCGCCACGTCTTCAAGATCGCCCACCCGCTCCTCTTTGCGACCGCCCCAGTTGCGCTGTACCGGACCTTCGCCACCCGCGGCCGCGCCCAGGCCGGCTACCTGGCCGCCGGCGCGCTGATGTTCTTCTTCTCCTTCTTTACCGTTCTCGCCCGGAACACCCGGACCGCCATCGCTATCCTCTTCATCATCCTGTTCGTGAAGGTGCTGCTCGACGCCGACCTCGCCGCCCGCACCCGCCGGGTCCTGCTGGTGACCTTCGGGACCTCCGTGTTCGTCTCCCATTACGGCGCGGGCTACATGTTCCTGGCAATCCTCCTCGGTGGGTTCGTCGTCGGCGCCGTCGGCCGCCGCCTGACCGGCCAGCAGGCCCGGTTCCACGAACACCTCACCGGGCCATCCGTCGCCCTCATCGCGCTCATCGACTACGCGTGGTACACCTACGCCCCGCCCGACGCCGCGACGCTGAACACGCTCGTGGGCTTCGTCACCGAGTTCGCCGCCCGCCTCCAGGAGGGCTTTTTCCAGCCCTCGAACTCCGCGACCGCGAACTACGCCGCCAGCTCCTTCTCCTCGCTCTCGCTGAACGGGATCAAGCTCCTGACAATCGTCCTCTTCGCCGTCATCGGCATCGGCTGGCTCGTGGCCGCCTCCCGCGCGGTCCGCGGCGAGGACGGGATCGAGACCAACGTCTCCTACCTCGCGATGGCCACGATGGGTGGCGCGCTCGCCGCCGTCACGCTGGGCCCCGTCGAGCGGTTCAACACCGCCCGGACCATCGCCGTCTCGCTGGCCGTCGTCGCCCCCCTCTTCGCCATCGGCGTCGAGGGGATCCTCGGGGCCATCCCGAGCCGGTCGGCGGTCCCCCGCTGGGCCACCACCGCCGCCTGTCTGGCCATCCTCCTTCCCTTCTTCATCTTCTCCTCGGGGCTGCTGGCCGCGACAGTGACCAACGACTACTCGCCGAACGTGCTGGTCTACCAGGACAGCGTCATCCGGGAGGGCAACGCCGAGAGCAAGAGCTACCTCTACAAGCAAACCCTCCCTGATACGGGCGCCCGCGGGGGTGACTGGCTCGCCCGCCACGGGACCGGCGACGTCTACGGGAGCGGCTGGCCCGGCAACCCCACCTCCGGGGAGATCCGCGGGCCGGTCCCGGCGTACGACTACCACGGCAACGTCTCCGCGGCGACCAGCGACAGCTGCATTTACCTGAGCCCGCTGAGCGTCGACGCCGGCGTGATCCGGATGCCCTCCGCTCACCTCAGCAACGATTTCATGAACGTCTCCGACCTCGACACGAGCGCGCGCTCGACCGTGTACGCCAACGGCGGCGCGACGCTCATGTGCTGA
- a CDS encoding DUF7557 family protein, protein MSTTIRLSDDTKAMLSVLKEDDESWDEFLTRLARRERDVDELGGFADDDVVSDMADAREDAREDWDGRLDA, encoded by the coding sequence ATGAGCACCACCATCCGTCTCTCCGACGACACGAAAGCTATGCTGAGCGTGCTGAAAGAGGACGACGAAAGCTGGGACGAGTTTCTCACCCGCCTTGCCCGGCGGGAGCGCGATGTCGACGAACTCGGCGGATTCGCGGACGACGATGTCGTCTCCGATATGGCAGACGCCCGTGAAGACGCCCGCGAGGACTGGGACGGCCGCCTCGACGCATGA
- a CDS encoding type II toxin-antitoxin system VapC family toxin, with amino-acid sequence MICLDNDVFSRYASQESYPAVSDYLAAHSTEPWLLPSIVLFEYLQRYSAHNTIQTERRTVEDAIDGIIPVDADVATQAANLRTRLASAGTSLAVPDLLIAAAAREHGCTLATRNKTDFDKQPIHELLSVDIVQ; translated from the coding sequence ATGATCTGCCTGGACAACGACGTGTTCAGCCGCTACGCCTCACAGGAATCCTATCCAGCGGTGTCCGACTACCTCGCCGCTCACAGCACCGAGCCGTGGCTCCTCCCCTCGATTGTCCTGTTCGAGTACCTGCAGCGATACTCGGCGCACAATACGATTCAGACGGAGCGACGAACCGTCGAGGACGCCATTGACGGAATCATTCCTGTCGATGCCGACGTCGCCACCCAGGCTGCGAACCTGCGGACTCGTCTCGCGTCCGCCGGCACGTCTCTCGCTGTCCCGGACCTCCTGATAGCAGCAGCCGCCCGGGAGCACGGGTGTACGCTCGCCACCCGAAACAAGACCGATTTCGACAAGCAACCGATTCACGAACTGCTGTCCGTCGACATCGTTCAGTAG